The following DNA comes from Gopherus flavomarginatus isolate rGopFla2 chromosome 5, rGopFla2.mat.asm, whole genome shotgun sequence.
GAAATACCCTCCGCCTAGTATTAAATGGAAGCACGGCCTTTGCTACTAAGGAGTGACTTGGGGAGTGGCATCCTTTGTCGGAGGCggggaggaagggctggagagggggcCATGGAGATATGATCTCTCCACAGACAAAAATGAAACCAAATCCCAGCATAAGCAGGCTGAGTTAGAGCTGCCTCAGGAACCATAATGAAGTGTTGCCAACTCATGTGATTTTCAtcatgagtcttgcaatatttggtgtttttcttatagCCCTGGCTGTGGGAATTGGAAGACAGTAAGAGAATCtttgctttaattatttttttgaagTATATTTCTAGCCTTCCTTGTGCTTGTGGAAGAAAGCTTGAAAAAGTGAAGCAAGGACCCCCGAAAGGTTctgaaatcagaaggcaaataaaaataacgattttaagccaatttttttttttaagccatggTTTCTGGGGTGGGTTCCAACTCCTGATTTTTGAATTTTTGTGAGTTGGCGATACCACGGCTTTGGGGTAGTTAAAATGTGAACTGCCCTTTTGCATAACTGAGGTTTATTTATACTGAATAGAGCGGAGCCGAGCCCCACACAAAACAGGGTTCTTAAGAGGAGGCATATTCGGGGACTGGAGCAGCACAGAGTAGGCCAGCCCAAACCTAATAAAGCAGCATTGTTAAAGGGTAGTAATAGCTAATACTGTAGCCGAACCTAGCTAACCTATGACACTGATGGTCCATTCCTTTGTTTGCAGGAGAGGCTGTACCAGCTCACTGCTGCATTCTCTCCGCCTGCAGTCCCTTCTTCATGGAGTGCCTGGAGAGGCAGATGCCCTCCAAGGGGTGCAAAGTGGTGCTGGAGCTGCGGGGTCTGAAGATCGGGACACTGCGGAAGCTGGTGGATTTCCTATACACCTCGGAGATGGAAGTGTCCCGGGAGGAGGCCCGGGATATCCTCGCTGCCGCCCGGCAGTTCCAAGTGGCAGAACTGGAGTCGCTGCAGCTGGAGGGCGGGAAGCTGGTGAAACAGGTGTTGGGTCGGCGCTTGAATCGGAAGTGCTTGCAGCCGCCCAGCCTGGCTCCTATCTCTGCTAGGGTCGTGCCGCAGGCCTGTCCGCCAGCTCCCACCACCTCACAGACATTCCACCCCCTGGTGGCAGGCAAGCAACTTACGGCAAAGTCCCCAGGTGATGGTGGGGTACGTGCCAGCAGCACCGCCTGTCAGGCGGAGAGTGCCAAGTATTGGGCGGCTGTCGTACCTCAGAAtgggggagcccagctggggatgcagggtGCAGTGGCTCCTGTGCAGCCCGTGGAGACTGGGAACATGAGAACCAAGAGCCGCTCCTTGGGCTTAGACAGGAGCCTCAGTGTGGGGAGCACACTGGGCAAGGCTGAAGGGTCACAGGGTGAGAGGAGCGCTGAGCAGGCCTTTCCCAGTGAGGGCTGCACCACAGACTGCTCACCACTGCCAAGGAAAATCAAGCTCAGCCGCCTGAAACTGCCGCCTCCCCACAACGCCTGTGCCACGAAGGCACCCCCCACTGCAGCACCCAGCAAGACTCCCATGTCCATCCGGCGCCTCTGGCGGCAGAAGACCCCAGGCTGGGATGAAGCAGGTGGGCTAGAGCAGGCCAGCCCCTCTTGCCctgctggcagcctccctgtgcctCCAAAGACCAGCAACGGGAAGCGAAGCTCCAATGCATCGGCTTCTGGCTCAGACACTACCCCAGAGGAGGGGCATGTGGGTAGCGTGAAGCTCAGGAAGGTCGTCAACGGGAGTTGCTGGGAGGTGGTACAAGAACCACCAGGCAGGGAGCCCCAAGGAGCCCCAGTGACCATGGGAGAGACAGGCACCTCCCGTGTGGCTTCCCCGCCCAGCTCCAGACCGCACAACTTTACACGCGGGCCAGAGCTGCCAGAGACACGGGCAGCCAGCTCCACTGAGCTGCTGGCTGGAAGGCTGGAGGCTGTGCCGCTTCCTGAGCAGGTGACGGTAGAACAGGGGCCCTCAgatgggagaggaggctgcagggaccCTTACGAGCTGGACATGGCAGCACTGGAGCCCTTGAGTGaggatgaggattttggggactCAGCACCGCTGGAGCAGATGCTGGACCTGCTGCTATCAGGCGGTGGTGTGGAGGGCCTGGGCACTGCTGGGCCAGGAGGGACGGCAGGCTGTGCCTCTTCCATGGGCCCCTCACGTGGGCCAAATATGACACCCGTGGGTGCTGAGGCAGCAGGCGAAGAATGGCATCCTCCAGAGATGCAGCTGTGGCCAGAGTGGGATGACCTagggaagggccccctgccaggATGGGAAGTGGGGGGTGGTCACTCCGCCCTTAGCACTGCAGATGGGGATTCCCTGGGGCAGCCTGTGGGTGGCCATCTTGCACCCAGGAGGGCTCTCTCCAGTGGTCGCCACCCCTCCTCatgcagcccagtgcccctggCACCCGCCAGCCCCCAGACTCCTCAGCACCCGCAGCTGGCAGCTGGCAGCAGGAAGGCTCAGTCGGCTCATATTCCTGTGGAAGACAGCACGGAGAAAGGGCAGGGACTCTGCACCACCCAGGCTGCTGGGATGGAGACAAGGCCCCAGTTTCAAGCACCCTGGGGGCTGCCCCGAAGCAGCCCAAAGCATGGCCCTTTGGATCATCAGCCCCCAGATAGTCCGGAGGGCGACGAGATTGACATCATGGCCGGCGCTGAGGAGGCTCTGGTACCTGCTGGCATCACCTGTGTCAGGCCTGACCCCTCCTCGGAGTCTGATGAAGACGTGGACATTCTGAACTAGTGGTTTgtagcagagggggagggagtcTAGCTTATGGGAGCCATCACAGCCAGCTGGCAACTGAGGTGTAGCTGTCAGAGCTGAGACTGACTATGGGAAGCTGCTAGTGACAAAATGAATCAGGTTGTTGGAGTGGGGAGCTCTGTAGAGCCTGATAGTGGGAAGAGCTCTTCCACTGCTGAAGGACTCTGCAAGTAGGGGTCAGGGATCAGTTGGAGGGCACAGCCAGGATGAAGCTGCAGCATCCCCCCCCCCCTTAattctgggatggggctgagtCATATACACAGATGTCATTGGGATTTAAACAAGAAATGCGCTGGTCACTTGAATGGGGTGGCCCCAGTGTTATCTACTTCTTTGTTGTTGGAGCTCTGCTGACCTCTGTGGTTGAATAATCTTATACCACTGCGTCAGTTCTGCTGAACAGCCTgtgtttggaggggagggggctggaaagGATGGAAAGAGAACAACCCTTCCCAGTCATCTGAAGcttcctctccccccgccccccattgtGCTGGGAAAGAGGGCCGAGGGGCTGCAACTGTTGAAGCAGCTTTTCCTGCTGTCACAGCCACTATCAGACCCACTGACATTTTGTTGATGTACAAGGCAGAGTTGTGTGGGTGCAGCAAGAGAAGGGAATGAATGGGCCCAACATGGATCAATTGGTGGAAGTATCAATTGGGGGTAGTAGTCAGCACCCCTGTGTGTTGTAGAGTCTCATTAAAGCTGATGCCACCAGTGCTCTCAGCTCACGCTCCCACCTCCCAGTGCTGGCACCCAGGATAGGCCTTGCCTAATTGTCTTGATCCTCTTTCCTGCCCCTGTTGTGCACTTAGCTTAAGCTTTTTCCTCTACATTTATGTACGTAAACATCTGAACCTTCCTAAGCCCAGCCATGGGGATACAGGCCACGGATGCTGGTGGAGCACCGTTAGGAGTTCTTAAGGCTGCAGCCAAGACTCTAGTTTTGCAAAATATCTGGCCAGCAGTGGTACCTGCCTCTGCCAGAGTCATGGCTATCTCAGGATCAAACTCCACTCCTGCCTGGCAATGCCATAGCACAAGCCCCTGTCCCTCATTTCCCATGATCacattgctgccccactgacctgtTGTGCATCTCATCCAGAGCTGATATTCTCCTGTTATGACCCAGCTCCCCTTTCTTCCCTGCTGCTTTCCACAGCACACGTATCCCTCCACTGACAAAGAACACCGGCTCCATAGTTACTTAGTGCTTGTCTTCACATATCACTGTCTTAATGAGAACATCTGTTACCCTTAACATCAGCATGTATTTTCATCCCCCATCCAGGAACCATGTGGGCTTTGTCCCATGCTCCCTCCACTTCTCTCACTGCAGGGATTGACCACTTGCTCCAGCAGCCCCTTTGGCAATGGACAAGACAGGCGATAGCAAAGAGAGGCTGGAGCGTGAGGCTTGTTTGAAATAAATAGTTTGTTGTATTTGCCTCTTGTTTGTTCTGCTGGATTTGCCCTGTTACGTGGATTGCACCACCCTGCTTTCCTAGCCGTGCAGTACAAGCTGCCAGGAGCCATTTCCTCcctcctgcagggagcaggacacCTGGCAAGACTCCTAACAGAACACATGAGTATGTCCTTGACTGGGGCTCTCCACTGCTGGCTGCAAGCTGTGCAACATAGTGGGAAGAGGAGAAGGTGCAGTGCAGCTGaccagcctgctgggtgacctctgAGCCATTGCCCCATCTTACTGCCACTTACAAATAAGTTTTTTTTAGAAGCTTTATTACAAAAAAGTCTAACCCCAAACCAGTGAAAGATCATCTGGTAAGGAAGGCCAGAGGATGGTCGTGGGAACAGAGCAGAAGCGAAGGACAGTGTGGCATCATCTGGCCCACCACTCCCCGTGGGAAGAGCTGCAGCATCAGAGACATGACTGAGGTTTGGCCATTGACCGCTCCCCCCACTTCATCATGCCTCATCATGGATGCTCAGGACCACGCCAGGAATGGATGGGTCCCAGACCCAGCTGCAGGGATGAGAAAGAGGTGTCAGCCCTGGCTGTTCACACAGGAAATGACATACAGCCACCTCATACCTGCACTAAGCATCCAGTCATTTGGTCCCAAAACCATTAGCCTCGTCGGCTAGAGGTGGTCACCCATAAGCCAGAGACAAGCCTGTTGACTTAAGGGGTGACAGCTCTTTGAGAGGAAGGATGTCCAGAGGCTAGTGTACGAGCCAAGCACTTGGATTCTCAGGTGTGTTGTGATACACTCATAATCTTAGCCCCCGCCCCAAATAAAAGGCTCCCACTATGGGGGAGAGACCATGCAGGGTCTGGATGAGGTGGATGGAGATTCTGCTCAGCAGCTGGAATACAGAGCATGGCGCTTAAGCACCTGCCATGCCCTCTCTGCTTATATGTGCCtgattcctcctccccaccagaAGGCATTTTTGATGGATCCAGCCCTACTTCCAACTCCAGGAAATGAGACGCTTCCCCCTCACAGGAATAGCCAACACAGCCTGGACTAGATTTTACTCTCTAGGTGTTCTGGGCTTGGAACTGGCCGAGGCTCCAACAACAGCTGCATTCTCGCATCCCTAGCGCTAGCCTGCTGACAAGTTCAGCATGTCCAGTTAAGGCAACGTGCCCCGTAGCAGGTATTCGATTTGACATGAGTACAGAAGTGACCCCAGGTGCTTGATCTGCTGTCTTTAGTGACAAATGTGTGTTTTGGCTCCATTAgctctgcagagacaccaccgCTGGTGAGCACAAGCTCTGTTCCTCCTCATGCATCATGTGCTGGCCTTGACACTAGGGCTTGGCTACAGAGGGCAAGGAAGTGGCACAGGGGTTGTTTCAGAGTGTAGTTTGCTCTGCAAGACCTTTATGACTGGCCATGGTGCgggagaaggaaagaacccagcttgacttgtGGAGCCCAGGTGGTGCTGGCAATTAAAGCGCAAACTGAGGGGATTTGTGCTGGAGTCAGACACACAGATCTCAACCATACTAGTTGTTACAGgcacttctcccctcctccctctgatTTGCAGtggccagccccagagcagaaaTAACTCACCTCTGTGCAGCTCTGCTTCAGACCAAGCTGCTCTTCAGCATGTCAGCCACCTTCTGTGGCTCAGGGAACTTGAGCTTGCGAGGTGGTCCTTTCTTAATGCCGCTCCATAGCTCCACCGCTGAAACCCCAACAACAAGGCAGGAGTGGTTAGTGGGGGATGCTACCCATCGGTTTGTGTTGCAGTAGACCCTAGAGACCCCCCCACTGCGCGAGATCACAGGCCCctactgtgccaggtgctgcacagacacacccccgAGTGAGTTCAGGGCCCCCCCCAATgtaccaggtgctgcacagacccctacTGACCACATTCAGGGGCGCCCCCAATGTACCAGAAACTGCACAGACCCTCCCTGCCACAACTAAAATTGGGCCCGCATTGCACAGGCCCCTAGTGAGGCACAATCTGCCCCCTAGAGCTCTGAacagggtgggagaaagggataCAACATATGCATTTAGGAACCTAATCATGAAGTAGCTCACTCTGCATGAGGAGCTCACCATGTCTGCCCAATTTGGGACAGGCTCTCTCACAAAGCAGCATGTGAGCATCCCTACCCCCGTGTGCAGTCACCCAGACAGTTTTCtctggcactgccctgcccccccaaatcaTTGCACCCTGACTGAGCACTGCTCTGCAAAAACGCCAGCACTTACTTCTTCCATCCTCCTTCACCAGGGATACCTCAAAGCTGTTCCTGCGTGGTGTCTCGGGGTTGATCACCACCACCACGTTGGTGACGGTGCGGCGCAGTGCCTGGCTCACGGCATCGGCATTGCGCCCGTAGACTCGTCAGCTCTTACTGTGGGGAAGGTGAGGGGggtcagtggggctgggagtcctGCTAGCAGGCCTCCTGCAGAGGCCTTAGCTGAGCAAACCAGCCCCATGTCGAGCAATGCCACACTTCCAGCACAGCCCAGTCTTATCCATGACCACATGCCCCAACCCAGTGCCCGTTCCTCCTCTGGAAATGTCTCAGACTGATCCCCCCCCCCAAGGTAatcctccccttcctctccaaaGACAGGCCCCTTCCTGCCAGCTATTGGCACCCATCCACCACCTGAGcattcctgtgtcttccacaaggacacgAGCCTGCTGGAGCTTAAAAAACACCCACTCTCTTGCACTGGCCAGTACTCACCAATGCTCAATAACCACACGTGGGCCCGGGCCCTGACTTCCCTCACCCCGTAACCTCTTTGGCTGCGTATCGGCACTGCCATTCGCCTTCGGGTCCTCGGAGTTCACAGCCTTTGCCTCAGGCTCCTTTGCCTTCCTCTTCCTCGCTTTGGGGGCCATCGTGCCCTGGGAGAATAAAGAAGAGCCCCTTACCAGGCATCTCTGGGTAGTTTTCAATCCAGACGGGCTGTTTTTGGAACAGATCTGCTCTGGCTCAAACAGGAGTTAAtccagggaagttctctggcctgggttattcAGAGGGGGTCAGGATACATAATCACAGTGGTGCCTTCTACCCTCAGAGGCAGGACCACAGGCCCCTTCCACCCAGGCACAGAAATCACTGAGGGCGTGGCACAAAGTGGAGAGACTTTCAAGGGACAGTGAAAACCAAGAGGCAGTGCAAGGGGCACCAGCATGTTTGCAGGGCAGGATGGAGGGGCACCAACAAAGCGAAAGAGGCAAGGGACTAGATGGACGGGGGCACCGCTACGATTACAGGGCAGGCTCGAGGCGCACTATGAGCGCGGCGTGGGTAAAGCCCCCCGTCCCCACTTCCTGCATTGGGTACCAGCAGCGTTTCGCTCCTGAGCATCCCAGCGCTGGGGGTCCCGGCGGAtcagcccctctcccagcagCGGAGCCCCCAGGCCCACACAGCAGCCTCACGGAGGGAGTACAGACAGGCCCTgcccagagacagccccacaacCTACCGCCTCCTCCCCAGCGAGGGCCCAACACGGAGCCCCGGCGCAGCCACGCGGGCCGGCCAGCCACAGGAAATTGCCCTGCTCCCAACCATGTGGCACCATCGAGGGGAGACGGGGAAAATAAAGGTGGGGAAAGGCATCAGCTGAGCCAGCCCGGCCTTTGCCCCTGGTGCAGCTGAGCGTGATCAGAGCGGTTTCAGGCTCCCGCCAGGGCAACCTTGTACTGAAAACACCTGCAGCGGTTttaactgcacagcctcctccccccgccccttctgcagGATGGTTCCTGCCGGAATTTGTTACACAACGTTCAGAATATTAATGAGGCTTCTTTACAACCAATCAGAGCTCAACCTGGGTTACTGCGACAGGTCTGGGCCCAGCGGAGTTTCCCCGCACAGTGGCGTGACCagaagtcccgattttatagggacagtcctgatatttggggtgtTGTCTTAAAGAGGCTCCTATcacccctcaccaccacctcaatttttcacacttgctgtctggccacctTACATCACAGGGCAGATCCCAAGAGCTCAGCTGGGACTCCAGCAACCTGAGCAAGCAGGGCTGCAAGTGTCCTGCAGGGACCTTGGTGCTGCAAGCTTCCTTACAGCAGTGCCCCACAGGGACCTCACCGCTGCCAGCCTCTCACAGCAGTACCCAGCCAGGACCCGAGGAACATCAGCTTCCCTACAGCAGTGTCCAGTAGAAACCTCAGTGCTGCCCTGCCATCTCCAGCAGTGTAAGTTTCttcacagtacacacacacacatgctgtggCCATGCAAGCTTCCTCCCAGCAGCTGTTAAGCCCCTGtgagcagcagggggcactggggcctTCCAAGTGTATTGGACCTGACTTGTAGGAACAGGCAGCACTGGCCTGTCACCCCTGCTGGTGGTTCTCAGCACTGAGCTGCCAGAACAGCCGTCCCACCGTGCCAGCCAGGGAGTCCTGATGCAGACCTTTCAGACCACAGTTTGCAGCCTAGCCCCAACACCCCCTCTGgggccccttcctcccacccccgggCACTGAGCTCAGAGCAGGGCTAACCCCCCAGGATAGGAACCCTAGAACATATTCTTTAACTGGGCTGCACCGACCACCACAGCTCACCTGCAGCTGGAGGCAGCTCCCTGGAGCCACGGCTGGCCTGCTGAGACCAGCAATGGCTCAGTGAATATCCACCCTTTCCCAGGAGCCAGGACACAGCGAGATAGGAAGGGAGGGTTCATTCTTAGCTTGGTTTATTACAGACACTGGCACAGGAAGAGATGATTAACAGAAGCATGGAGTGTTTGTCCTAGGAGCCACAGCTGCTCAGCCACCACAAATTCCTCTCCTCTTCATGGCTGGGATGAAGAGCCCCTTGCTCTGATTCAGGAAGGGTGGTGCCCCAGGCAGC
Coding sequences within:
- the BTBD18 gene encoding BTB/POZ domain-containing protein 18 isoform X1 — encoded protein: MCSPVAGSKILYRNSRLLRMAFLQLHRQQRADVFCDVILQAEGEAVPAHCCILSACSPFFMECLERQMPSKGCKVVLELRGLKIGTLRKLVDFLYTSEMEVSREEARDILAAARQFQVAELESLQLEGGKLVKQVLGRRLNRKCLQPPSLAPISARVVPQACPPAPTTSQTFHPLVAGKQLTAKSPGDGGVRASSTACQAESAKYWAAVVPQNGGAQLGMQGAVAPVQPVETGNMRTKSRSLGLDRSLSVGSTLGKAEGSQGERSAEQAFPSEGCTTDCSPLPRKIKLSRLKLPPPHNACATKAPPTAAPSKTPMSIRRLWRQKTPGWDEAGGLEQASPSCPAGSLPVPPKTSNGKRSSNASASGSDTTPEEGHVGSVKLRKVVNGSCWEVVQEPPGREPQGAPVTMGETGTSRVASPPSSRPHNFTRGPELPETRAASSTELLAGRLEAVPLPEQVTVEQGPSDGRGGCRDPYELDMAALEPLSEDEDFGDSAPLEQMLDLLLSGGGVEGLGTAGPGGTAGCASSMGPSRGPNMTPVGAEAAGEEWHPPEMQLWPEWDDLGKGPLPGWEVGGGHSALSTADGDSLGQPVGGHLAPRRALSSGRHPSSCSPVPLAPASPQTPQHPQLAAGSRKAQSAHIPVEDSTEKGQGLCTTQAAGMETRPQFQAPWGLPRSSPKHGPLDHQPPDSPEGDEIDIMAGAEEALVPAGITCVRPDPSSESDEDVDILN
- the BTBD18 gene encoding BTB/POZ domain-containing protein 18 isoform X2, giving the protein MECLERQMPSKGCKVVLELRGLKIGTLRKLVDFLYTSEMEVSREEARDILAAARQFQVAELESLQLEGGKLVKQVLGRRLNRKCLQPPSLAPISARVVPQACPPAPTTSQTFHPLVAGKQLTAKSPGDGGVRASSTACQAESAKYWAAVVPQNGGAQLGMQGAVAPVQPVETGNMRTKSRSLGLDRSLSVGSTLGKAEGSQGERSAEQAFPSEGCTTDCSPLPRKIKLSRLKLPPPHNACATKAPPTAAPSKTPMSIRRLWRQKTPGWDEAGGLEQASPSCPAGSLPVPPKTSNGKRSSNASASGSDTTPEEGHVGSVKLRKVVNGSCWEVVQEPPGREPQGAPVTMGETGTSRVASPPSSRPHNFTRGPELPETRAASSTELLAGRLEAVPLPEQVTVEQGPSDGRGGCRDPYELDMAALEPLSEDEDFGDSAPLEQMLDLLLSGGGVEGLGTAGPGGTAGCASSMGPSRGPNMTPVGAEAAGEEWHPPEMQLWPEWDDLGKGPLPGWEVGGGHSALSTADGDSLGQPVGGHLAPRRALSSGRHPSSCSPVPLAPASPQTPQHPQLAAGSRKAQSAHIPVEDSTEKGQGLCTTQAAGMETRPQFQAPWGLPRSSPKHGPLDHQPPDSPEGDEIDIMAGAEEALVPAGITCVRPDPSSESDEDVDILN
- the SELENOH gene encoding selenoprotein H — its product is MVPHGWEQGNFLWLAGPRGCAGAPCWALAGEEAGTMAPKARKRKAKEPEAKAVNSEDPKANGSADTQPKRLRGEGSQGPGPRVVIEHCKSURVYGRNADAVSQALRRTVTNVVVVINPETPRRNSFEVSLVKEDGRTVELWSGIKKGPPRKLKFPEPQKVADMLKSSLV